In Legionella spiritensis, the following proteins share a genomic window:
- a CDS encoding nucleoside phosphorylase: METITDSELILTPAGCIYHLDILPEQIADVVITVGDPERTKRVADFFERIEFTHTHREFTLITGYIADKRLSVLSTGMGTQNIDIVLNELDALVNIDFKRRCVKKNKRRIKIIRIGTSGSVCPSVPINSVVLSSLAVDLTGVTAYYQYSPEPQEARLARDISGQLEGSIPSCTIRAYRACEQLLDVFCQAQHFQPGITVTCNGFYAPQSRPLRAKRLYPDLMEKITTFYNEDGQVANLEMETAALYGFGRILGHQCLSVNAIVADRIGKRFVSDIHALETRTIKQCLDLLIGMTD; the protein is encoded by the coding sequence ATGGAAACGATAACAGATTCGGAATTAATTTTGACGCCAGCAGGTTGTATCTATCATCTTGATATTCTACCTGAACAGATAGCCGACGTCGTTATTACGGTGGGGGATCCTGAACGGACCAAACGGGTTGCCGATTTTTTTGAACGGATTGAATTCACTCATACACATCGTGAATTTACCTTAATCACCGGCTACATTGCCGATAAGCGGTTAAGTGTTTTATCGACCGGTATGGGTACTCAAAACATTGATATTGTACTGAACGAGCTGGACGCATTGGTTAATATTGATTTTAAACGACGTTGTGTAAAAAAAAATAAAAGACGTATTAAGATCATTCGTATCGGAACGTCAGGCTCTGTTTGTCCGTCTGTCCCGATCAACAGTGTGGTGCTGTCTTCGCTGGCAGTCGATCTCACCGGAGTGACCGCCTATTATCAGTATTCTCCTGAGCCGCAAGAAGCGCGATTAGCCAGGGATATTTCCGGCCAGCTGGAGGGTTCCATTCCGAGCTGTACCATTCGAGCCTATCGTGCCTGCGAACAATTGCTGGATGTATTTTGCCAGGCTCAGCATTTCCAGCCGGGCATTACTGTGACCTGTAACGGTTTTTACGCGCCGCAATCAAGGCCATTGCGGGCAAAGAGACTTTATCCCGATTTGATGGAGAAAATCACAACTTTTTACAACGAAGACGGGCAAGTGGCGAATCTGGAAATGGAAACGGCGGCGCTGTATGGATTCGGACGTATTCTTGGGCATCAATGTCTGTCTGTTAATGCCATCGTCGCCGATCGCATCGGCAAACGGTTTGTGAGTGATATTCATGCTTTGGAAACCCGTACCATCAAACAATGCCTCGATCTTCTGATCGGCATGACGGATTAG
- a CDS encoding nucleoside deaminase has product MSGSHRRYLEAAIEEARQSLAQGGIPIGSVLVYQDKIIGRGHNQRVQKGSAILHGEMDALEKAGRQPAKVYEQSILYTTLSPCPMCSGAILLYKIPHVVIGENQTFMGDESLLASRGVKVEVLQNEQCVALMRAFIAQNNSLWNEDIGETDKSPSTQAL; this is encoded by the coding sequence ATGTCAGGATCACACCGGCGATATCTTGAAGCAGCAATTGAGGAAGCCCGTCAAAGCCTTGCACAAGGCGGTATACCCATAGGATCCGTACTCGTTTATCAGGACAAAATCATCGGACGAGGACATAATCAACGGGTTCAAAAAGGGAGCGCCATACTTCATGGAGAGATGGATGCCCTGGAAAAAGCAGGGAGGCAACCGGCCAAAGTTTATGAACAATCCATTTTATACACCACACTTTCTCCCTGCCCAATGTGCAGCGGCGCCATCCTGCTTTATAAAATACCACACGTCGTCATCGGTGAGAATCAGACGTTTATGGGTGATGAGTCGTTATTGGCATCACGCGGTGTTAAAGTCGAAGTATTACAAAATGAACAGTGCGTCGCACTGATGCGTGCTTTCATCGCCCAAAACAATTCCTTGTGGAATGAAGACATAGGCGAAACCGATAAAAGTCCGAGCACCCAGGCTCTGTGA
- a CDS encoding M91 family zinc metallopeptidase translates to MKEKIEAIARPLSKLDIAVLETSHQEEEEHHDQLAARIDHLSHAAYQEIEALYSRFNPEANKEEQLLFFKRILAIKNRLRELQLVHNDLAKTMYENNQLYLHQEIDISSVNKYISDELKGRETKEIIQQNFHQLLSNISKNNTLSDDEFRYINSLLMQLAARPEGQKLILKLNYLLTSKNAQLVIKNSKDFSCSMTRGGTASVNPDYQSVSRKDKFQEDYQSVFKKATLKGEGSQRVLVGFDSSFNKTISSLNLDVYASKSQGLTDMGPAFILLAHELIHAIHNLDGSARHNFAPFFQTRHYQDDPFMKLLYPTSSLYSFGASAEEYWTIEGGKLCENSIRTENGFGLRTGHLSTEPGSQGIRDLYYIGLAKSNTKSNLDKYSNYLQELENKNDQEIVVQTMDDKTVEKSLKIEKLKMIRYSPDDIITLCKSLKNFHLKRTSNALEKLPQSSRIILDNNADVDDFLMILPPKVLQIILAVDSWCSDTKNPQTIESISGWDIDRHDLDTMLPKLKTLNEIFTKSVVDLGSLGHHLSQFIERLETKGQSHHYNM, encoded by the coding sequence ATGAAGGAAAAAATAGAAGCCATTGCAAGACCCTTATCTAAACTGGATATTGCCGTTTTGGAAACCTCTCATCAGGAAGAAGAGGAACACCATGACCAGCTTGCAGCAAGAATTGACCATTTATCACATGCCGCATACCAGGAAATTGAAGCATTGTATTCGCGATTTAACCCCGAAGCGAACAAGGAAGAACAACTCCTTTTTTTTAAACGAATTCTAGCTATAAAGAATAGGTTGAGGGAATTACAGCTTGTCCATAATGATTTGGCGAAAACGATGTATGAAAATAATCAACTATATCTTCATCAGGAAATTGATATCTCATCCGTCAACAAATACATTTCAGATGAATTGAAAGGTAGAGAAACGAAAGAAATAATACAACAAAATTTCCACCAGTTATTAAGTAATATCAGTAAAAACAATACTTTGAGTGACGATGAGTTTCGTTATATCAACTCGTTATTAATGCAACTAGCAGCCAGACCAGAAGGACAGAAATTAATTTTAAAACTAAATTATTTATTAACATCAAAGAACGCACAATTAGTTATAAAAAATAGTAAAGACTTTAGTTGCTCAATGACTAGAGGTGGTACCGCGTCGGTTAATCCCGATTATCAATCCGTCTCCAGGAAAGATAAATTTCAGGAAGATTACCAATCTGTCTTTAAAAAAGCAACGTTAAAGGGAGAAGGATCTCAGCGAGTTTTGGTGGGTTTCGATAGCAGCTTTAACAAAACGATATCCTCCTTGAATTTGGATGTGTACGCCTCAAAAAGCCAGGGATTAACGGATATGGGTCCAGCGTTTATATTGTTGGCACACGAACTTATTCATGCCATCCACAACCTTGACGGCAGCGCCAGACATAACTTTGCTCCCTTTTTCCAAACCAGGCATTATCAAGACGATCCTTTCATGAAGCTTTTGTACCCAACTTCCAGTTTGTACAGCTTTGGGGCGTCAGCAGAAGAATACTGGACGATTGAAGGCGGGAAATTATGCGAGAATTCGATTCGCACAGAAAACGGATTTGGTTTAAGAACCGGACATCTATCCACAGAGCCAGGAAGCCAGGGAATAAGGGATCTGTATTATATAGGCCTTGCGAAAAGTAATACGAAATCCAACCTGGACAAATACTCCAATTATCTTCAAGAATTGGAAAATAAAAATGATCAGGAAATAGTCGTTCAAACGATGGATGATAAAACAGTGGAAAAATCACTGAAAATAGAAAAATTGAAAATGATTCGCTATTCACCAGATGATATTATCACATTATGTAAAAGCCTGAAGAATTTTCATTTAAAAAGAACAAGCAATGCGCTGGAAAAACTACCGCAATCATCCCGAATAATCCTCGACAACAACGCCGATGTAGATGATTTTTTAATGATCTTGCCGCCTAAAGTCTTACAAATCATTTTAGCTGTCGACTCATGGTGTAGCGACACAAAAAATCCACAGACCATCGAATCCATTTCCGGATGGGATATTGATCGCCATGATCTCGATACCATGCTGCCTAAACTTAAAACCCTCAATGAGATTTTTACAAAATCAGTTGTTGATTTGGGTTCGCTTGGCCATCATCTCAGTCAATTTATTGAGCGGCTGGAAACAAAAGGACAATCTCACCATTACAATATGTAA
- a CDS encoding transporter substrate-binding domain-containing protein has product MKIYRISVILFFIFISPLQAQNNVLKIAVSFYDPPFVIQISDNNFYGFDIAMMEDICKIIGYKCQYMVVPANQLLLAVQKKQADLAISSIIITRERVGLVNFSLPYLVSEARFLGPKKHAGQFFSIDKLHNKKIGISDDAYTAHLNIIGVNNPDIISYDQNDIMIDALHQGKIDFVLVDAPTTHFWNLHSSGALVALGEPMAFGAGLGIAIHPDNRQLLERINHALIVYHNSENFKEDYEKYLINLPVIPSTNTDSYVH; this is encoded by the coding sequence ATGAAAATATATCGTATTTCTGTAATTTTATTTTTTATTTTTATTTCTCCGCTACAAGCCCAAAACAATGTATTAAAAATTGCTGTTTCATTTTATGATCCGCCCTTTGTCATTCAAATATCTGATAATAATTTTTATGGTTTTGATATTGCTATGATGGAAGATATATGCAAAATAATCGGATATAAATGTCAATACATGGTAGTGCCTGCAAATCAATTACTTTTGGCCGTGCAAAAAAAACAGGCCGATTTGGCAATAAGTTCCATTATTATTACCAGGGAACGGGTTGGGTTGGTCAATTTTTCATTACCCTATCTGGTTAGTGAGGCTCGCTTTCTTGGCCCTAAAAAACACGCCGGACAATTCTTCAGCATCGACAAATTACATAATAAAAAAATTGGTATTTCAGATGATGCCTATACTGCTCATCTCAACATAATTGGGGTGAACAACCCTGACATTATCTCCTATGATCAAAATGACATAATGATTGATGCCCTGCATCAGGGAAAAATAGATTTTGTACTGGTCGATGCCCCTACTACCCATTTTTGGAATCTCCACTCTTCAGGCGCTTTAGTGGCTCTTGGCGAGCCCATGGCATTTGGTGCCGGTTTGGGGATAGCTATTCATCCAGATAATCGCCAACTGTTGGAGCGGATAAATCATGCCTTGATCGTCTATCATAACAGCGAGAATTTCAAAGAAGATTACGAGAAATACCTTATTAACTTACCTGTCATTCCATCAACAAATACGGACAGCTATGTACATTAA
- a CDS encoding linear amide C-N hydrolase, which translates to MEWLAYMCTRAVYVGDNNLVITGRNMDWKEDMSTNLYVFPAAIPRSGAVTCNPVQWISKYGSVVSVSYEAGSSDGMNEKGLVANLLYLVESSYPTPVTSRPNLAISMWLQYVLDNFANVKDVVQALSNETFNVIPVTLPNGDLSPLHLSVSDSSGDSAIFEYISGKLCIHHDKNYKVMTNSPTFDQQIALNDYWKQIGGLTFLPGTNRASDRFVRTSFLLDAIPKTIAPQYIKAVPKQSFQYQAIAEVLSLMRAVSVPLGITTPEQPNISSTIWRTVSDQTNLIYYFDSATRPNIFWVDFRNLDFHSDAPIKKLTIQNGEIYAGEVSSDFQISEPFKFLPA; encoded by the coding sequence ATGGAATGGTTGGCTTATATGTGTACAAGGGCGGTGTATGTCGGTGACAACAATCTGGTTATTACTGGTCGCAATATGGATTGGAAAGAAGATATGTCAACAAATCTTTATGTTTTCCCAGCGGCCATTCCACGAAGCGGTGCCGTTACCTGCAATCCCGTACAATGGATTTCCAAATATGGAAGTGTTGTGTCCGTAAGTTATGAAGCGGGTAGTTCGGATGGGATGAATGAAAAAGGTTTGGTTGCGAATCTTCTCTATTTGGTGGAATCAAGCTACCCTACGCCGGTGACTTCCCGTCCTAATTTGGCCATTTCAATGTGGTTGCAGTATGTGTTGGATAATTTTGCCAATGTTAAAGACGTCGTTCAGGCATTAAGCAACGAAACATTTAATGTAATACCGGTTACCTTGCCGAATGGCGATCTATCCCCACTCCACTTATCTGTTTCTGATTCATCCGGAGATTCAGCGATATTTGAGTATATTTCCGGCAAACTTTGTATTCATCATGATAAAAATTATAAGGTAATGACCAACTCGCCCACCTTTGATCAACAAATTGCTTTAAATGACTATTGGAAACAAATCGGAGGACTTACCTTTTTACCTGGCACGAATCGAGCCTCTGATCGATTTGTCAGGACGTCATTTTTGCTGGATGCCATCCCGAAAACCATTGCTCCTCAATATATAAAAGCAGTTCCGAAGCAATCTTTCCAATACCAGGCAATAGCTGAAGTATTAAGTCTGATGCGCGCAGTAAGTGTTCCACTAGGCATTACCACACCAGAACAGCCTAATATTTCTTCAACCATATGGAGAACCGTATCTGATCAAACAAACCTGATTTACTATTTCGACTCGGCAACCAGACCAAATATTTTTTGGGTGGATTTTAGGAACCTTGATTTTCATTCCGATGCGCCAATAAAAAAGCTGACTATCCAGAATGGAGAGATTTATGCCGGTGAGGTTTCTTCGGATTTTCAAATTAGCGAACCGTTTAAATTTTTACCTGCCTGA
- a CDS encoding DUF3141 domain-containing protein produces the protein MFVEAHKIQEKFQGFLEYSTSLNSLWFQCISKNLERANQAAQSFIKLNQAQTYPSPMIINDAVEYMTDFAQRSILFWDIMGKRGNQYLKHEEEGQPPVLIFSYRILMDGRYFERAVNYALLEIIPPEGVRIDPAKRPYVIVDPRAGHGAGISGFKDESQVGVALRAGHPVYVVIFFPVPEPDQTLGDVTAAHEKFLNEVALRHPDSPKPCVIGNCQGGWAILTLMAANSNVAGVAVVNGAPLSYWGGENGKNPMRYLGGLLGGSWIAQLAGDLGNGKFDGANLVMNFEMANPRITYWEKYYNLFVNIDEEEARFLSFERWWGGFSLMNVNEMRGIVENLFIGNKLVHGKIPLGESSNNLDLRNISVPVIVFCSKGDTITPPEQALNWIADLYSNTLEIKLDGQVIVYLVHESVGHLGIFVSSAVAKKEHHQIVGLLNYIEHLGPGLYELKLHEITDDAGASPHYLAHLEERSIADISSRKKNNEEIFNYVRMISEYNAMSYDLFPGPIIRHFSNELTAEFMRKIHPLRQNQYALSHLNPFLYPVFWSSPLVRQNRITIAENNFFLQQQVYFSSFIEGMWNVLGTSRDDAIELIFYAIYGYLQFVAPPDIEKKGFIHFVEKDYNEKAEQLVVAHICDGGVPEALLRILLLLIKTQGYIIGTNFPNVVQKLRESEALKHLDRNAIKQIVHTQTIMIEHDPELAFNTLPHLLKSSEERALVIQIIENILQSFKTPPSEKYQAKFQSIKRLLEIRSP, from the coding sequence ATGTTTGTTGAAGCGCACAAAATTCAAGAGAAATTTCAAGGGTTTCTTGAATATTCCACGTCTCTGAACTCCTTATGGTTCCAGTGTATAAGTAAAAACCTCGAACGGGCAAACCAGGCCGCTCAATCTTTTATAAAATTAAATCAGGCCCAGACTTATCCGTCGCCAATGATAATAAACGACGCCGTGGAATATATGACTGATTTCGCGCAGCGAAGTATTCTGTTTTGGGACATCATGGGCAAACGAGGTAATCAGTATCTCAAGCATGAAGAGGAAGGGCAGCCGCCGGTTCTTATTTTTTCTTACAGGATACTTATGGATGGCAGGTATTTTGAGCGGGCGGTTAACTATGCGCTGCTGGAGATTATTCCTCCCGAAGGCGTTCGCATTGACCCGGCAAAAAGACCTTATGTGATTGTTGACCCCCGAGCCGGACATGGTGCAGGAATCAGCGGCTTTAAGGATGAATCGCAGGTGGGTGTTGCTTTACGGGCGGGGCATCCGGTTTATGTTGTGATTTTTTTTCCTGTCCCGGAGCCTGATCAGACTTTGGGTGATGTAACCGCCGCTCATGAAAAATTTTTAAATGAAGTGGCTTTACGTCATCCCGACAGCCCGAAACCCTGCGTGATAGGTAATTGTCAGGGAGGATGGGCTATTTTAACGCTTATGGCCGCCAATTCGAATGTTGCCGGTGTCGCTGTCGTCAATGGCGCTCCTCTCTCTTACTGGGGCGGCGAGAATGGAAAAAATCCCATGCGTTACCTGGGAGGGCTTTTGGGGGGCAGCTGGATTGCCCAGCTTGCCGGCGATCTTGGGAATGGTAAATTTGATGGGGCGAATCTGGTCATGAATTTTGAAATGGCCAATCCCCGAATCACTTATTGGGAAAAATATTACAATCTTTTCGTTAATATTGACGAAGAGGAGGCAAGGTTTTTGAGCTTTGAACGTTGGTGGGGTGGGTTCTCACTGATGAACGTGAACGAGATGCGAGGCATAGTCGAAAATTTATTTATTGGTAATAAACTGGTTCATGGCAAAATCCCTTTGGGGGAATCATCAAATAATCTGGATTTAAGAAATATCAGCGTTCCTGTGATTGTTTTCTGTTCAAAAGGCGATACCATCACGCCTCCGGAACAAGCCTTGAACTGGATTGCCGATCTGTATTCCAATACCCTGGAAATCAAACTCGATGGACAGGTTATCGTTTATCTTGTTCATGAAAGTGTTGGTCATTTAGGTATTTTTGTTTCAAGCGCTGTCGCTAAAAAAGAGCATCACCAGATCGTTGGTTTGCTAAATTACATAGAGCATCTTGGACCGGGCCTGTATGAGTTGAAATTGCACGAAATAACGGATGATGCCGGAGCCTCCCCGCATTATCTGGCTCATCTTGAAGAACGATCCATTGCGGATATCAGTAGCAGGAAAAAAAACAACGAGGAAATATTTAATTATGTTCGTATGATATCGGAATACAACGCGATGAGTTACGACTTGTTTCCCGGCCCGATTATCCGTCATTTCAGTAATGAATTGACGGCGGAATTCATGCGAAAAATACACCCATTGCGACAAAATCAATACGCATTAAGTCATCTTAATCCTTTCTTATATCCTGTGTTTTGGAGCTCACCCCTTGTTCGTCAAAATCGTATAACTATTGCTGAAAATAATTTTTTTTTGCAGCAACAAGTTTATTTTTCATCGTTTATCGAAGGCATGTGGAATGTCCTGGGCACGTCGCGTGATGATGCTATCGAACTTATATTTTATGCGATTTACGGTTATCTCCAGTTTGTGGCGCCACCGGATATTGAGAAAAAAGGGTTTATACACTTTGTGGAAAAAGATTATAACGAAAAAGCGGAGCAACTGGTTGTTGCCCATATCTGCGACGGTGGTGTGCCGGAAGCCTTGTTGCGAATATTGCTTTTGTTAATTAAAACGCAAGGCTATATTATCGGCACAAATTTCCCCAATGTGGTTCAAAAATTGCGCGAATCTGAGGCGCTCAAGCATTTGGATCGCAATGCCATCAAACAAATTGTGCATACCCAAACGATCATGATAGAACATGATCCCGAACTCGCTTTTAACACGCTCCCCCATCTATTAAAATCATCGGAAGAACGTGCGCTTGTTATTCAGATTATAGAAAATATCCTGCAATCGTTTAAAACGCCTCCCTCTGAAAAATATCAGGCTAAATTCCAGAGCATTAAACGGCTTTTGGAGATCAGGTCGCCGTAA
- a CDS encoding GNAT family N-acetyltransferase, translated as MNSTMKVRRASTMDWQQIVSIYNHYIVHSVFNFEYEPYTVKTRLPWFELFQEESPYCLLVVVNAEDEVLAFGATTPFNPVAGYQTSLNMSLYCCPEWQGRGLGSLLLEALLEKGRLSLQGHRFYAGITVPNELSLKLFKKFGFIEVAHFSEVGYKFDRYWDVIWLEKKVV; from the coding sequence ATGAATTCAACAATGAAAGTACGACGTGCGTCAACGATGGATTGGCAGCAAATTGTTTCTATTTATAACCACTATATCGTACATTCGGTATTTAATTTTGAGTACGAACCCTACACTGTGAAAACGCGGTTGCCGTGGTTTGAATTGTTTCAGGAGGAAAGTCCTTATTGTCTGCTGGTTGTTGTCAATGCGGAGGATGAGGTTTTGGCCTTTGGTGCAACCACGCCGTTTAATCCTGTGGCCGGTTATCAGACCAGCCTTAACATGAGTCTTTATTGTTGTCCTGAATGGCAGGGACGGGGATTAGGTTCGTTGCTGTTAGAGGCGCTTTTGGAGAAAGGTCGCTTGTCCTTGCAAGGACATCGATTTTATGCCGGTATTACCGTGCCAAATGAGCTTTCCTTAAAACTATTTAAAAAATTCGGCTTTATTGAAGTTGCTCATTTTAGTGAAGTTGGATATAAATTTGATAGGTATTGGGACGTGATATGGCTGGAAAAAAAAGTTGTGTAA
- the gntA gene encoding guanitoxin biosynthesis heme-dependent pre-guanitoxin N-hydroxylase GntA, with amino-acid sequence MKDIECLFRDKVLSGKFPCIGAKASITKGKYQFVLLDQMATEKSTVLLYQSLKAFAGMRTTIDKRFASFIACFTKKGFLTAEKFEILLWNQLKMLHDIDESDWDREVSSDINNPCFSYSIAGQAYFVIGMCPDHPRECRKFPYPILIFNSHHQFKYLKKIDLFYKIQKAVRLKEMEYNGSINPNLINVGEHSEALQYSGLKAEAGWKCPVHFDKKGS; translated from the coding sequence ATGAAGGATATTGAGTGTCTGTTTCGCGATAAGGTATTATCCGGAAAATTTCCCTGTATAGGTGCCAAGGCTTCCATTACAAAAGGGAAATATCAATTTGTTTTATTGGATCAAATGGCTACGGAAAAATCGACCGTCTTGCTGTATCAGTCTCTCAAGGCATTTGCCGGGATGCGGACAACTATTGATAAGCGTTTTGCCAGTTTTATTGCCTGTTTTACGAAGAAAGGGTTTTTGACCGCTGAAAAATTTGAAATTTTATTGTGGAATCAATTAAAAATGTTGCATGACATTGATGAGTCTGATTGGGACAGGGAGGTTTCAAGTGATATTAATAATCCCTGTTTTTCTTACAGTATTGCTGGCCAGGCGTATTTTGTTATTGGAATGTGTCCTGACCACCCCAGGGAATGTCGCAAATTTCCCTACCCGATTTTGATTTTTAATTCGCACCATCAATTTAAATATCTTAAAAAAATTGATTTATTTTATAAAATTCAAAAAGCGGTGCGTTTAAAGGAAATGGAGTACAACGGAAGTATTAATCCAAACCTGATAAATGTGGGAGAGCACAGCGAGGCGTTGCAGTATTCGGGACTCAAAGCCGAAGCCGGATGGAAATGCCCTGTTCATTTTGATAAAAAAGGATCGTAA
- a CDS encoding lactonase family protein translates to MKRPSGSILALVTGLLMLSSSIIKASKPLFDIVPVPGSITSLLLPVNFMETVQYQVTNQSRITRTLTMKAIQGASQITNGAGDCSNPFILAPGQTCTLTLLVNGSQVPSSGISGGPVVCKTIGPTNPNPDPLLCYQPSQQNTLAVSTTTAGQFAYVANQFNSTISFCQANPATGFLTRCTVTAGGLGAPEAIAFNPAGTLFYAGNTSTNSISICRVNQSTGALYGCADAGGAGFDFPTGIAFSPDGTIIYTSNLGGAGVISCLVDGTTGQLSACINNLSVTFAAPSDMAVNSLGTLAYIANRLTSTVSVCRVSGQMVHACDNSSGSNFDAPEGITLSPTGRHAYIANAGNRKIIVCGIREDGTGFLDNCSATDGPFEGTGSVGFNSSGQVAYVPNQITNQVFICNTTPPNGELSQCKPSLGMGFIGPAGIVLR, encoded by the coding sequence ATGAAACGTCCATCTGGCAGCATATTAGCACTCGTAACAGGCCTGCTCATGCTCTCCTCATCCATTATCAAGGCATCAAAACCACTTTTCGATATTGTCCCGGTCCCGGGTTCTATTACTTCGCTGTTATTACCCGTTAATTTTATGGAAACAGTACAATATCAGGTAACCAACCAAAGCAGAATCACACGCACCTTGACGATGAAAGCAATCCAGGGCGCCAGCCAAATAACAAATGGTGCAGGTGATTGTTCCAATCCATTTATATTGGCGCCCGGGCAAACGTGCACGCTCACGTTGCTTGTTAATGGCAGTCAGGTGCCCTCGTCCGGTATCAGTGGTGGTCCTGTCGTGTGCAAAACCATTGGGCCAACCAATCCCAATCCGGATCCTTTACTATGCTACCAACCAAGCCAGCAGAACACATTAGCCGTTTCAACGACCACCGCAGGCCAGTTTGCTTACGTCGCTAATCAGTTTAACAGCACTATTTCGTTCTGCCAGGCCAATCCCGCCACCGGTTTTCTTACCCGCTGTACGGTTACAGCCGGCGGGCTCGGTGCTCCGGAAGCGATTGCCTTTAACCCTGCCGGAACTTTATTCTATGCTGGAAACACCAGCACGAACTCGATTTCAATTTGCCGGGTTAACCAGTCGACCGGAGCATTATACGGATGTGCCGATGCCGGTGGCGCCGGATTTGATTTTCCAACCGGCATAGCATTCAGTCCTGACGGAACAATCATTTACACGTCTAATTTAGGCGGCGCAGGCGTAATCTCTTGTTTAGTCGATGGAACAACGGGCCAGTTAAGCGCATGTATCAATAACCTGAGTGTGACGTTTGCGGCTCCGTCTGATATGGCTGTTAATTCTCTGGGAACATTGGCATATATAGCCAACAGATTAACCAGCACTGTTTCCGTATGTCGTGTCAGCGGTCAAATGGTACATGCTTGTGACAATTCGTCAGGCAGCAATTTTGATGCGCCGGAAGGGATAACTCTGAGTCCAACAGGGCGGCATGCCTACATCGCCAACGCCGGTAATAGAAAAATTATTGTTTGCGGTATCCGGGAAGATGGAACCGGATTTCTGGATAACTGCTCGGCTACCGATGGTCCGTTTGAGGGTACCGGAAGTGTGGGATTTAATAGTTCCGGTCAGGTCGCTTATGTGCCCAATCAAATCACCAATCAAGTATTTATTTGCAATACAACGCCTCCCAACGGAGAACTCTCACAGTGCAAGCCCTCTCTTGGCATGGGGTTTATTGGACCGGCAGGTATAGTATTGCGCTAG